The nucleotide sequence AGATCGAGCCGCTGCGGCTGTTCGACGAGACCGTGAGCCGCGGCGATGCGCTTTATTACGCCAAGGCCCCGGCCGCCGCCGTGGCCCATTCCGACCACCGCCGGCGCTTCACCGAGTACGGCCTGCCGCTGCATACGCCGCTCTTCGTCGTCGGACGGGCGCGGGAACGCACCGATGTCGTGGCCGCCGAGATCGCCGCCGACCCGGCGGCCGAGCTGTTTCTCATCTCCGCCCGCTCGGAAGCCAAGGTGCAGTCGGGGCACGCGGTCTGGTCCTGGGTCTGCCTTTTCTTCGGCCTCGTCTGTACGCTGGGCGGTTTTCTGCTCTACCAGACCTTCCGGGCGGTCCCGTTTGTCCCCTGGCATTTTATCGCGGTGGGCGCCGGCTTTCTGGCCGTCTTCACGCTGGGCTGGGTTTGGATGGTGTACAACAGCCTCGTCAGCCTGCGGGAACGCACCCGGCAGGGCTGGTCGCTGGTCGACGTCCAGCTCAAGCGCCGGCACGATCTTATCCCCGGCCTCGTCGCCGCCTGCGCCGGCCTCGCCGGTCACGAGGCGCGCACCCAGACCGCCCTGGCCGCGCTCCGCGCTCAGCAGCAGGCCACGCCACCCGGCGTCGCGGGCCCCGACTTCACGGGGCTCGCCGCTCCGCTCCGCGCGGTCATCGAGGCCCACCCGGACCTGGTGGCGCAGGCCAGCTTCGCCCGGCTGCACCAGGAACTCGTCGCGACCGAACAACGCGTGGCCCTCGCCCGCACCTACTACAACGATATCGCCACGGCCTACGCCACCCGCCTCGAGCACATTCCCGACCGCTGGGTGGCCCGCCTCGGCCGGATGACGCCCCCGCCCCTGCTGGCGGCCACCGACTTCGAACGCGCCATCGTCCGGGTGGATTTCGCCTGACCCCGCGCCGGCTTCTGGGCTGGACCCGCGAAACCCGTTGCCGCAAAAAACCCCGCGTGAACTTCCCGTCCTCCCTCCTGCGTCGCCTCACGGCGCTGCTCGCCGCCGGCCTCGCCGCGGCCGCTGCGGCCGACGAGCTCCACGACCAGATCGGCCTGCTGGGTCCCGATTTTCTGGTGCGCGCCATCCCGGCACCGGTGCTGGACCGGCCCGCCGATTGGATCAACCGCGACGACGGCGACTATCACTACGTCTACACCGCCGGGGACGACCACGGCCAGAAGGAACAGGTCGAGACCCACCGCTACGATGCCGCCCACCCGGGCCGGGTCTGGCACCGGCAGATCGGCGCATCCTTTGTCGAGTCCTTCGAACTCCTCGACAACCAGGCCATCCGCTTCCACGCCGAGACTGACCGGCAGCACGGCTACCAGGTCGATTTCAGCCCGGGTATCTCCATCCCGGCGGGCGTCAAGGCCGGCGACACCTGGCAGGCCGAAAGCGACCTCGCGGCCTTTCACCTCGACCCCGCCGGCAAGGCGGCTTTCCAGGGCCGCATGACCGCGACCTGCCGCTATGTCGGTGCCTGGCGCGTGAAGGTCCCCGCCGGCGAATTCGATGCCGTGCTGATCGAACAGTCCTTCGATGTGGCCATCGGTCCGGCCAAGGTCAGCGATGTCCGCCACCTCTTCTATGCCCGCGGCGCCGGCGTCGTCGCGGAAGTCGAGGCCATCCGCGCCACCGCCCTCGTCGTGATCCGCGTGCGGGAAAAATCCGCCAAGGTCCTCTCCCGTCTCCCCGCCCCGGCCGCCTCGGCGCCCTAGTCCGTCGCCGGTTTCAAGAGCGGGTAGATCCCGTCCGCGTCGGGCCCGGTGTAGCTGTGGTTCCAGCCCCGAAAATAATCCCGCAGATTCCTCCCGGCGGCCGCGGCGGCCGGGACTTGGCGCCCGGAAACGTGCGCCCAGCGGACAAATTCCAGCGGGCTGAGGTTCAGTCCGAGGCCGGCCACGACGCCCTCCTCGCTCGGATTGGCCGTGATCCAGTTGAGCATGGTCGCCGATGGCCGACCCAGCAGGGCCAGGCAAAGGCTGTCGATCCGCAGCCCCGACTCCACGTTGACCAGGCGGACGGCCTGCGTGGCCTCCGTGCGGGCCCGCTCGAGCTTCGTGCGCAGCAGGGTGGCGGCTTGGTTCTTCTCCTCGACATAGACCGGGTCCACCGCGTCGACGAGGTGCACGCTGCGTCCCGCGCAGGCCATTTCCTGCCGGATCGAGGCGAGGCCCGCCTCAATGGCGTTGGGCGTGAGAAAATAAAGGTCGCCGGCCAGAAACGGGGAGTGGCGGACCAGGCTCGCCTCCATCGCGGACAGGCGCAGGTGCACCACATCCACCGGCATGCGGCTCGCGGTCCTTTCCTCCGGGAGGTCCTGGATCACCCACTCCAGGTAGGTGTTGGTGTAGGCGAGGATCGCCTCGGTCACCTTGTCGAACTCCGCCCGCGGACACTCGACGCCGAAACTCTCGGGCGGCAGCCACCCGTCGGCCTCCTGGTGCAGCATCCCCTCCTTGCTGATGTTGCTGTACGTGCGCTTTCCCTCGGTCACCCGCGCGATGATGTCCACGCAGCTCACGTCGATGTCGAAGCTGCCATCGGGTCCGGGCTCACGCACGGATCGCACCAGCGTATAGGTCACCTGGCGCTCGCCATAGGGCTTGGTGACTAGCTTGAACACCCGGCCGACCGCCTCACGCCACAGCGGCAGCACCCCCGGCCCGGCGCCCGGGTCGGATTCAGCAGACATGGCCATGGGTGAGATCATACAGTCTCGCAGTATCGGGGCATTCGGCCGGGGATTACAGCGAAACCTGCGGCTTGTGCCCCGTAACCCACACTTTCAGGCTTCTTTAGCAAAGTGGGGGTTCCCCGCCGCACGATCAGGCCGTCAACCTGCTTTTCCGCGGAAAGTTCGGGGCTTCATTCCTCCGCGCCCTTCGCGGTCAATGCTTCGCGGTCTCGGTCACTCCCGTGCCGTCTTCAGCCCAAGCCGTGCGATGCGGTCGATCAGTTGCGGGTAGGCGATGCCCGCCTTCAACGCGGACTCGGCAAAATCCTCGTCGGGGGCCAGCGCGGGATTCGGGTTGGCCTCGATGAAATAGATCTCATTCCGCGCGTTCAGGCGCAGGTCGATGCGGGCGTAGCCGTCGATCGTCAGCAAGTGGTAGATGCGTTTGCACACCGCCTCGATCTGCCGCACGAGCGCGGGCTCGAGCCCCTCGGCAAACCGGTTTTCCAGGCCCCAGCGCTCGCGGTAGGCCTCGTCCCACTTCGCCTTGTACGTGGCGATCTTCGGCTCGTCGGGCGGCACCTCGCGGAACACCAGCTCGCGGATCGGGAACACCTGCAGCCGGTGGTTGCCGATCAGGCTCACGTAGAGCTCGCGGCCCTCGATGTACTCCTCCGCGATCACGTCGTTGTCGGTGTTT is from Lacunisphaera limnophila and encodes:
- a CDS encoding LemA family protein: MPWLILLSALAAPLLLWGSLHLRRRHRLLADLPTSKAAGVFIGLTELQGTAECAAPLTSTLAAMRCVHYRYVVEEQWSRLVTETTTDSKGRSRTTTRRESGWSEIASGGETVDFYVRDETGIVLVRPEGAKIEPLRLFDETVSRGDALYYAKAPAAAVAHSDHRRRFTEYGLPLHTPLFVVGRARERTDVVAAEIAADPAAELFLISARSEAKVQSGHAVWSWVCLFFGLVCTLGGFLLYQTFRAVPFVPWHFIAVGAGFLAVFTLGWVWMVYNSLVSLRERTRQGWSLVDVQLKRRHDLIPGLVAACAGLAGHEARTQTALAALRAQQQATPPGVAGPDFTGLAAPLRAVIEAHPDLVAQASFARLHQELVATEQRVALARTYYNDIATAYATRLEHIPDRWVARLGRMTPPPLLAATDFERAIVRVDFA